The proteins below are encoded in one region of Ostrea edulis chromosome 3, xbOstEdul1.1, whole genome shotgun sequence:
- the LOC125653121 gene encoding uncharacterized protein LOC125653121, whose amino-acid sequence MHPRRSAQEVLLCDLCKTAPLQSHCKLCHINLCVNCVGKHLSESSKDHNVVPFIKHIKSTPNYPKCPKHAEKHCELFCEKCDIPVCSTCISSDKHRGHKISDVLEKLGSKTESLQKDLEEFETRIYPRYEEMASDVQTEKAELETKYGKLTTAADQQGEILHREITAIVNKRKSDIAEMKNKHLAALNKNTDEITNRITELRQIIQDLKNILDSNDVSLTSTYKSRNSEFRTLPPKVRVTLPSFSPQKINKDQLNEMFGSLSPLSINTEHGDTMKSAEAVLSPPVKPLLDEPRLIATIDTGYRPWSVSCLSEDQVWTCGDNKTTKLLNLRGKLLTSIKTKSGNWPGDIAVTRDGDLVYTDPDKGTINLVKNKQIQTVITLQGWVPLYVCCTASNHLMVTMVSDDEEQSKVVRYSGSTEKQNIQFDDQGRPLYSSGYYIKYLSENRNLDICVADQSASAVVVVNQSGKLRFRYTGHPSNTELLFDPVGITTDSQSHILTADIDNHRIHILDQDGQFIRCIHCGLHRPWGLCVDIRDNLFVANGDNKVRKIQYL is encoded by the coding sequence ATGCATCCCCGACGCAGTGCCCAggaagtcctactgtgtgacctctgtaaaactgcccccctacagagtcactgtaaactttgtcatataaatctctgtgtTAACTGTGTCGGTAAACATCTCTCTGAATCCTCTAAAGATCACAATGTCGTGCCCTTTATAAAACACATAAAGTCTACCCCTAACtacccaaaatgtccgaaacacGCTGAAAAACATTGTGAACTGTTCTGTGAGAAATGTGacattcctgtctgttctacctgcaTCTCCTCAGATAAACACAGAGGCCACAAAATATCAGATGTTCTGGAAAAACTCGGAtctaaaacagaaagtttacaaaaagatttagAAGAATTCGAGACCAGAATTTACCcgcgatatgaagaaatggcgtcCGATGTCCAAACTGAGAAAGCCGAGTTAGAAACGAAATACGGGAAACTGACAACAGCCGCCGATCAACAAGGAGAAATCTTACACCGGGAGattaccgccattgtcaacaAGAGGAAATCCGACATTGCggagatgaaaaacaaacacctgGCCGCTCTcaataaaaatacagatgaaATTACAAACCGAATTACAGAACTCAGACAGATCATTCAGGACCTGAAGAATATACTGGACTCcaatgacgtctccttaacctccacttacaaatctaggaattccgaatttagaacattaccgcctaaagtccgagtCACATTACCGAGTTTctctcctcagaaaataaacaaagatcagctcaatgaaatgttcggttctctgtcgccattatccattaacacagaacatggcgatacaatgaagtcagcagaagctgtattgtctcctccagtcaaaccattaCTTGATGAACCGCGCCTCAtcgccaccatagacactgggtatagaCCATggagtgttagctgtctgagtgaagatcaagtctggacatgcgGGGATAACAAAACCACGAAGCTCCTCAACCTCCggggtaaactactgacatcaataaaaaccaagtcagggaacTGGCCAggggacatagcagtgacacgggacggagatcttgtttatactgacccTGATAAAGGAACTATAAACttagttaagaataaacagatacagaccgtgatcacactacaggggtgggtACCTCTTTATGTCTGCTGTACCGCCTCTAACCATCTCATGGTTACCATGGTCAGTGATGATGAAGAACAATCCAAAGTCGTtcgttactccggctccacagagaaacaaaacattcagtttgatgatcagggtcgtcctctctattcatctgGTTATTACATtaaatacctcagtgagaacaggaacctggatatctgtgtggctgaccagtcagctagtgcagtagtggtggtcaatcaatcaggaaaactccgatttagatacactggtcatccctctaataccgagCTATTATTTGATCCagtcggcatcactacagacagccagagtcacatcctgacagcagacattgacaatcaccgtatccacatcctagatcaggacggacagttcatCCGCTGCATTCACTGTGGTTTACACCGTCCatggggtttatgtgtggacatcagagacaacctctttgtggctaaTGGAGATAATAAAGTGAGGAAAattcaatatctataa